CTAAAGATTTTACTGTTTCTCCTTTCAACCTTCTTTCATAAATTTCTATTTTTTGTTTATTTGTTAATTTGGACATAAGAAATGCACCCTCCATCTTATTTGTCTAAGATTTTGGGTGCACTACATTCCTACGCTCTTTTTTTTTATTGAACAAATTTTAATTATTTACTTTTTTTTTACAATATGGTATCTTTATACTTAAGGATATAGTATCTTACTATATTATAATGGGTAAAAATTGAATATTTAGGAGGCAAAATGTATTTAGACATTATCTTTAAAGTCGTAGGGGGATTAGGGATTTTCCTTTACGGTATGGACAATATGTCTGGTGGAATGCAAAAACTAGCTGGTAAGAAATTAAAAAAAATACTTGCAGCTCTGACCACTAACAGATTTATTGCTATTTTTATGGGATTTTTTGTAACCATGCTTGTCCAGTCTTCTTCTGTTAGTACAGTTATGACAATTGGTTTTGTTAATGCGTCTTTACTAACATTAGAACAAGGTTTAGGAGTTATTCTAGGAGCTAATATTGGTACTACAGTAACTGGATGGTTATTGGTTCTACATCTTGGTAAATTTGGGTTACCTATAGCTGGGATTGCAGCTATTATCTTTGTTTTTGTAAAAAAGGATCGTTCAAAAACAAAAGCCCTTACTTTAATGGGATTTGGACTTATATTTTTAGGATTAGAACTAATGAGTACTGGTTTAGAGCCAATTAGATCAATGCCTGAATTTTTAAATTTATTTAAACTATTTGTAGCTGATTCTTATTTTGGAGCTTTTAAAGCTGCCCTTGTGGGAGCATGTATTACCGCTCTTGTACAATCTTCTTCTGCTACTTTAGGTATTACAATCACACTTGCACTACAAGGATTAATTGATTATCCAACAGCTGTGGCTCTTGTTTTAGGTGGAAATGTAGGTACCACAATAACTGCTTTTCTAGCAACTTTAAATGCTAGTACCAATGCTAAACGAGCTGCATATGCTCATAGTATAATTAATATTTTTGGAGTATGTTGGGTTATTTCAATATTTCCATACTATTTAAAAGTTTTAAACTTAGTCGTTGATTCAAAAGACAATATAACTATTGGTATAGCAACTGCTCATACTATGTTTAATATTTTAAATGTTCTTTTCTTCACTCCTTTTATTGGACCTTTATCTAGGTTACTCAAGATTTTAGTAAAAGATAATGGTAAAATGGATAATAAAGTCACCAAATTAGATGCTCTTATGGTTGCTACTCCAGGAGTTGTTGTTGGGCAAACAAAAATAGAAATATTGACAATGGGTCAATATATTAAAGAAATGTTATTCACTTTAGAAGAAATCTATGCTAAACAAAAAGAAATGTCTGAGAAGAAGATAGAAAGATTACAACATGTGGAAGATAGCTTGGATTTATATCAAAAAGAAATTACTGATGTTAATTTCATGATATTGAATAAAGATTTAAGTAATAATTTAATTGAAGAAACTAGAAAAAATTTAGAAATTTGTGATGAATATGAAACTATTAGTGATTATTGTCTTAGAATTGCTAAAGCATTAAAAAAAATACAAGATAACGATATTGAACTTACAGAAGTTGAAAGAAATATTTTATTTAAATTAAATGAAAGTACTGAATTATTATTTAGGGAAGTGAATATTTCCTTTGAAGAAAAAGACAGAGAGAGATTCCTAAAAGCAATTATAAAGGCAGACAAAATAACTTCTGACTTTAAAAGAGCTAGAGCATATCATTTAAAAAACGCATCACAAGCTGGTGTTCCAGTTATGCTAAGCACTGGATATATGGATATATTAAACTACTATAGAAGAATAAGAGATCATTTATTTAATATAATTGAAGTTTTTTCAAGACTACAATAAAAAAAGAGCGGCTTACGTCGCTCTTTAAAATTAACTATCAACTTAATACGCTTAATTATTTTCCTTTAATGTATGGCCTGCAAATTTGTTTAATATTATTGCCAATGCTCCATCACCTGTTACATTACAAGCAGTACCAAAACTATCTTGAGCTAAATAAAGAGCTATCATTAGAGATAATAATTCTGGTGGGAATCCTAGCATTGTATCCAATAGTCCCAATGCTGCCATTACAGCTCCACCTGGAACTCCAGGAGCAGCTACCATTGTTACTCCTAACATTAGGATAAATCCAAAGAACATTGTAAATGAATAATTCATTCCATTTAACATCATTACAGCTAAAGAACAACTTGTTAATGTTATTGTTGATCCAGATAAATGAATAGTGGCAAATAGTGGTACTGCAAATTCTGCAACTCCATCATTTACTCCATTATTTTTAGTTGATTGTAATGTTACTGGAATAGTTGCTGCTGATGATTGAGTTCCTATTGCAGTAAAATATGCAGGTATCATTTTCTTTATTAAAGAAACAGGATTTTTCCCACTCAATGTTCCTGCTACAATATATTGCAATAAAATAATACACCAGTGTAATAAAATTACTATACCAAATACTCTTGCAAATACACTCATTATTGTTTCAACTTGACCAGCATAAGTCATATTAGCAAAAATTCCACAAATATGAAGAGGTAAGAATGGAATAATTATAACTTTAATAATTCCTTCAACTATTGTTTGAAATTCATTCATAACATTCTTTATTACGTCACCCTTTGTGGCAGTGATTCCAATACCAATTACGAAAGCCATTAGTAAAGCTGTCATTACTCCCATCAATGGTGGCATATCAACTTTAAAGAATCCACTTACTAGGGCATGCTCTGGATTAGAGGCATCTAAATGCAAAGAACCAACTTTCAAAAAAGAAGGAAAAATTGCACTATCTACAAAAAACGCAAAGGATCCTGCTATTATTGTAGAACAATATGCTAAGATAGTTGCAACACCTAATAATTTACCAGCATTGGATCCTAACTCTCCAATACCTGGAGCAACAAATCCTATTATGATTAATGGAATTACAAAACCTAAAAAGTTTCCAAAAATACCATTAAATGTAGCTAGTAATTTAACAATAAATAATACTCTCATCTTACCTATAATTATACCGATTATTATACCGATTATTAATTTAGGTAATAAACCAATTTTTTTCATGAAATCTCCCCCCTATAAATTAATATTAATTAACAGTTGATTGTTAATAGTTAAACGTTATTATCAGATAAAGTGTACAAAAAAAATACTTTTAATGCACATATCTATACACTAATATATACACCATATTATAATAAAATGCAAGTTATTTTAACCATTTTTTTGGAGGTCATATGATAAAAGGAAATATTGCTGGAATAAAAGACTATATTTTAAATGAATTAGAAGAAATATTGAAAGAAAAAATTGAAAAAGAATTCTTTCTTAAAAAGGAGCTTATTTTTAAAATTTCAGAAATAAGTTCAAAAATTAACAAAGAAATTAGCATTACTGTTAACAGAAATGGTAAAATTATAGACACTAATATTGGAGATAATAGTAGTGCTTCTATACCTAATCTCTCTATTAAAGAAAAAAAACTTAGTGGTTATAGACTAATCCATACACATCCAAATGGTGTGTCTAAACTTTCTGATGTTGACCTATCTGCTCTTATTGAACTTCGATTGGACTCAATTATTGCTATTGGAATAGACAAAGCTGGAAATATCACTGGAATCAACTTTGCTTTTTGTAAAATGAAAGATAATGTTCTTTCCTATGAAGAGTTTACAGCTAAGGATATCACTGTTGTTGAGGAATTTAATTATTTAGCCAAAATACAAGAAATTGAAAAAGAAATGAAAGATAGAGTAAATGATGAAGATGATAAAGAATATGCTATCTTAGTTGGTAGAGAAAGCATGGAAAGTCTTTTGGAGCTAAAAGAATTGGGAAATGCCTGTGAAATCCAAACTGTTGACATATTATTACAGAAGGGAAAAACAATTGACAAAAGATTTTATATAGGGCAAGGTAAAGTTTCTGAATTATCTAAATTAAAACAAATAAGATCAGCTAACCTAATTATTTTTGATGAGGAACTTTCAGGTATTCAAATCAAAAATTTAGAAGAGGTCACAAATTGTAAAGTTATAGATAGAACATATTTAATTTTAGAAATTTTTGCAAGAAGAGCTAAATCCAAAGAAGCTAAAATACAAATTAAATTAGCTAAATTAAAATATGCAAGTGCCAGATTAATTGGTCTTGGAACTTCTTTGTCTAGAATTGGAGGAGGACTTGGAAACAGAGGAGCTGGAGAAACAAAGTTAGAACTAGATAGAAGAAATATTAAAGATAAAATATCTGCTCTAAAAAAAGAACTTGTAAAAATTAAAAATACTAGAACAACTCAAAGGGAAAAGAGAGAAAACTCTGGAATAGGCAAAATTTCCCTTGTTGGTTATACTAATGTTGGAAAATCTACTCTTAGAAATTTAATTGTAAAAGAATATTGTGATGAAAATACAGCTAAAACAGAAAATGTTCTTGCTAAAAACATGTTATTTGCTACTTTAGATACAACTATAAGGGTCATAAGACTAAATTCAAATAGAGAAGTTGCTTTTATTGATACTGTTGGTTTCATTAGAAAATTACCTCACGATTTAATAGAGGCTTTTAAATCAACTCTTGAAGAAGTTATTTTCTCAGATGTTTTAATACATGTTGTAGATGTTTCAAGTGGAAATTTATATCAAGAAATTTCAGTTGTTGAAAATGTTTTAAAAGAACTTGAAGCTAATGATAAACCAACTATATTAGCTTTAAATAAAACTGATTTAATCACAGAGGAAAGACTTTCAGAAATAAAAGAAAATCTTAAAAAATACACAGTTATTGAAATCAGTGCTAAGGATAATATTAATATTAACACTTTATTGGACCATGCTAATAGTTTGCTTCCAGATAAAACTAAAGAAGTTGAATATTTAATTCCTTATAGCAGTACTTCTGTATCTTCATATTTACATAGTAATTCTTCTATTTTAAAGGAAGAATTTTTGGCTGATGGAATTAAAATAATAGCCCTTGTTGATGAAAAAGTATATAATAAATGTGAAAAATTTATTGTTTTATCTTGATTTTGAACAGAAAATATGATAGAATCGTAAAAATGTAAAAAAAATGGAGGTAAAAATGAATAGATATTTATTTGAAGATTTTAAAATATTTTTTTTGAATTTCATTTCTACCTTTTTTAATTATTTTAATATTATTAATATTACTAAAGAATAAAAATTACTAATTTTGTAATTTTTATTCTTTTTTTTTAGGAGGATATTTATGAGCAGTATTATCTCTATTAAGAATTTTACTAAAAATGAAATTCTAGAAATATTAAATAAAGCAAATAGTCTAAAAAATTTCCCACAACAAAACCTTATTGAAAATAAGATAGTTGCAACACTTTTCTTTGAACCATCAACTAGAACAAGGCTTTCTTTCACTTCTGCTAGTTTTAAAATAGGAGGAAAGGTTCTTGGATTTGATAGCCCTGATGCAACTTCTTTGAAAAAAGGAGAAAGTCTAAGGGACACAATAAAAGTTATAGAAGGCTATTCAGATGTGATCATCATGAGACACCTTAGAGATGGGGCTGCTAAATTTGCTAAGGATATTTCAACTGTACCAATTATTAACGCTGGAGATGGTTCTAATGAGCATCCTAGTCAAACTCTTCTAGATTTATATACTATTAAAGATAAACTTAAAAATATCGATAACCTTACCACTGCATTTGTTGGAGATTTAAAATATGGACGAACAGTCCATTCTTTAACAGAGGCACTTTCAAAATTCTCAGGACAAAAATTTTATTTTATAGCTCCTGATGAAATTCAAATACCAAGTGAAATTCGAAAAATATTAGATTCAAAAAATATACCCTATGAACTACTTTCTGATTATAAAGCAATACTAAAAGAAGTAGACGTTCTATATATGACAAGAATTCAAAGGGAAAGATTTGAAAATCCAGATTTATATGAAAGGGTAAAAAATTCATTTGAAATTTCAAAAAATATTATTCTAGGAAATTGTAAAGAAAGCATGATAATTCTTCATCCTTTGCCTAGGGTAAATGAAATTAATATTGATTTAGATGACACAAAACACGCTGTATATTTTGAACAAGCTAAAAATGGAGTTCAAATAAGAGAAGCTATGATTGGAATTGCTTTAGGTAAAATTAACATCCATTCTTCAAAGAAAATAAATGATGATACTGTAATAAATAATGATGTTAGTCTTTGTCCAAATAAAAATTGTATTACAAATTTTGAAAAAACAGATAACAAAGTAGTTATTAAAAATAATGAACAATTCTGTTACTATTGTGGAAAAAAAATTAATTAATATATGGAGGGAAATACATGTTCTTAGAAGATTGTATGGTTTTAGAAAACATTAAAATTTCAGATTCTTATTACCTATTAAAATTAAAAAGTGAAAAATCCATAGCTTTAGCTAAACCTGGCCAATTTTATATGCTTCAATGCAAGAATAAATCTACTTTATTAAGAAGGCCCATTAGTCTTCACTACATATCAAAAGATGAAAATATTATTGAATTCTATTATGAAGTTAAGGGAGAGGGAACTAAAGAATTTAAAAATATAAAATCAGGGGAAATCATTAATTTACAAGGCCCTCTTGGAAATGGATTTGACATTCAAGTGGAAAAAGAAAACATTGTTGTTATTGGTGGAGGAATGGGCATGGCTCCTATGAAATTCTTAATTGATATCATTTCTAAAAAAAATAATGTTACTTTTATTTCTGGAGGTAGAAATAAAGAAAGTATGAGAATTCTAGAAAATTTTAATCTTGAAACTGTAAAAACAATTATTACAACAGATGATGGTTCTCTTGGAATAAAGGGAAATGTAACTGTCCCTCTACTTTCTCTTTTGAAAGAAACAAAAATTGATAAAATATACGCTTGTGGACCATCTATAATGATGAAACATATTATGACTATAGCTGATAGTAAAAATATTGACTGTGAAGTTTCCCTTGAAGAAAGGATGGCTTGTGGAGTTGGAGCTTGTGTAGGATGCTCTATTCTTACAAAGAGTGGCATGAAAAAAGTATGTAAAGATGGTCCTGTATTTAATAGCAAAATTATTATTAATGAATAATTAAGGGGGTTTAAATTGAACAAATTAAATGTAAATTTTTTAGGTATTGAGTTTAATAATCCTATTTTAACTTCTTCTGGTTGTTTTGGATTTGGATTAGAATATAAGGATTATTTTGATCCAAATGAATTAGGGGGGATTGTACTTAAAGGTTTAACTTTAGAACCTAGAACTGGAAATTTAGGAACTAGAATAGCTGAAACTCCCAGTGGAATGTTAAACTGTGTTGGTCTTGAAAATCCTGGAATTGATGTTCTTGAAAATGAAATTATTCCAAATTTAATGAAACAAAATATTAATACAAAAATAATTGTAAATATAAATGGAAGTACTCTTGAACAATATGTTGAAATTGCTAAAAGGGTTAATAAAATAAAAGAAATTCATATGGTAGAGTTAAACATATCTTGTCCCAATGTTAAAGATGGTGGAATGGCTTTTGGAGCAAATCCTGAAGTTGCAGGAAAAATTACTAAAGAAGTCAAAAAAGTTTTAGATAAACCTTTAATTGTTAAACTTTCTCCAAATGTTACAAATATAGTTGAAATCGCTAAAATTGTAGAAGAAAATGGAGCAGATGCTATTTCAATGATAAATACATTGCTTGGGATGAAAATAGATATTAAAAAAGGGACTCCAATCTTGGGAAACACTTTTGGAGGATTATCTGGACCTGCTGTTAGACCAGTTGCTGTAAGAATGGTTTATCAAGTTGCACAAAACATTAGTATTCCAATAGTTGGAATGGGTGGAATCAATTCTTGGGAAGACGCTGTGGAATTTATAATGGCTGGAGCAACTATGGTCTCAATTGGAACAGGAATTTTCCCAAATCCACTTTTGCCCCTTGAAATAAAAGAAGGATTAAATAGTTATTGTATTGAAAACAATTTAAATAATTTACAAGATATAAAAGGAATAGCCTTTAAAAAATAATTTCACTAAATATGGAGGACTAATTATGAATGGAAAAGATAGATTAATAATAGCTTTAGATTTCCCAAAAATGGAAGATGCTGTTAAGCTGGTAGAAAAATTAGAAAATGAAGCTACTTTTTATAAAGTTGGACTGGAGTTATTCTTAAATTCCAATGGAGAAATAATTAAGTATTTAAAAGATAATAATAAAAAAATATTTTTAGATTTAAAATTTCATGATATTCCAAATACCACTTCTATGGCAGCTATTTTTGCTGCTAAAAAGGATGTTTTTATGTTTAATGTTCATGCTACTGGTGGTAAAAAAATGATGACCAAAGTTGTTGAGGAAGTTAGAAAAATAAACAACTCTTCCCTTCTTATTGCTGTAACTATTCTAACTAGTTTCTCTGAAGAAGAAATAAAAGAAACCTTTAAAACAAAAGCTAGCATACAAGAGCTTGCTATGAATTTAGCTACTTTATCTAAGGAATCTGGAATGAATGGAATTGTTTGTTCCCCTTGGGAAGCTAATTTAATAAAAGAAAACTTAGGAGATGATTTTAAAACTGTCTGTCCTGGAGTAAGACCTCTTTGGGCAGCTACCAATGATCAGCAAAGAATTATGACTCCAAAAAACGCTATTATAAACGGTTGTGATTTCCTAGTGGTAGGAAGACCAATTACTAAAAATGAAGATCCTAAAAAAGCAGTAAAATTAATTATAAAGGAAATTGAAGAAGGACTAATTTTAAAAATCAATTAAAAGAGGTGACAAAATGTTAATTAAAAATGCTTTAATTTTTATAAACAATAAAGCAGTTCCAAAAGATATTTTAATTGAAAATGAGAAAATAACTAAAATTCAAGATGAAATTTCTGCAGAATTTAATAAAGATAATTTGATTATTTATGCCAATGGAAAATATGCCCTTCCTGGAATAATTGATCCTCACAC
Above is a genomic segment from Fusobacterium sp. IOR10 containing:
- a CDS encoding dihydroorotate dehydrogenase electron transfer subunit, encoding MFLEDCMVLENIKISDSYYLLKLKSEKSIALAKPGQFYMLQCKNKSTLLRRPISLHYISKDENIIEFYYEVKGEGTKEFKNIKSGEIINLQGPLGNGFDIQVEKENIVVIGGGMGMAPMKFLIDIISKKNNVTFISGGRNKESMRILENFNLETVKTIITTDDGSLGIKGNVTVPLLSLLKETKIDKIYACGPSIMMKHIMTIADSKNIDCEVSLEERMACGVGACVGCSILTKSGMKKVCKDGPVFNSKIIINE
- the hflX gene encoding GTPase HflX, giving the protein MIKGNIAGIKDYILNELEEILKEKIEKEFFLKKELIFKISEISSKINKEISITVNRNGKIIDTNIGDNSSASIPNLSIKEKKLSGYRLIHTHPNGVSKLSDVDLSALIELRLDSIIAIGIDKAGNITGINFAFCKMKDNVLSYEEFTAKDITVVEEFNYLAKIQEIEKEMKDRVNDEDDKEYAILVGRESMESLLELKELGNACEIQTVDILLQKGKTIDKRFYIGQGKVSELSKLKQIRSANLIIFDEELSGIQIKNLEEVTNCKVIDRTYLILEIFARRAKSKEAKIQIKLAKLKYASARLIGLGTSLSRIGGGLGNRGAGETKLELDRRNIKDKISALKKELVKIKNTRTTQREKRENSGIGKISLVGYTNVGKSTLRNLIVKEYCDENTAKTENVLAKNMLFATLDTTIRVIRLNSNREVAFIDTVGFIRKLPHDLIEAFKSTLEEVIFSDVLIHVVDVSSGNLYQEISVVENVLKELEANDKPTILALNKTDLITEERLSEIKENLKKYTVIEISAKDNININTLLDHANSLLPDKTKEVEYLIPYSSTSVSSYLHSNSSILKEEFLADGIKIIALVDEKVYNKCEKFIVLS
- the pyrB gene encoding aspartate carbamoyltransferase — encoded protein: MSSIISIKNFTKNEILEILNKANSLKNFPQQNLIENKIVATLFFEPSTRTRLSFTSASFKIGGKVLGFDSPDATSLKKGESLRDTIKVIEGYSDVIIMRHLRDGAAKFAKDISTVPIINAGDGSNEHPSQTLLDLYTIKDKLKNIDNLTTAFVGDLKYGRTVHSLTEALSKFSGQKFYFIAPDEIQIPSEIRKILDSKNIPYELLSDYKAILKEVDVLYMTRIQRERFENPDLYERVKNSFEISKNIILGNCKESMIILHPLPRVNEINIDLDDTKHAVYFEQAKNGVQIREAMIGIALGKINIHSSKKINDDTVINNDVSLCPNKNCITNFEKTDNKVVIKNNEQFCYYCGKKIN
- a CDS encoding dihydroorotate dehydrogenase encodes the protein MNKLNVNFLGIEFNNPILTSSGCFGFGLEYKDYFDPNELGGIVLKGLTLEPRTGNLGTRIAETPSGMLNCVGLENPGIDVLENEIIPNLMKQNINTKIIVNINGSTLEQYVEIAKRVNKIKEIHMVELNISCPNVKDGGMAFGANPEVAGKITKEVKKVLDKPLIVKLSPNVTNIVEIAKIVEENGADAISMINTLLGMKIDIKKGTPILGNTFGGLSGPAVRPVAVRMVYQVAQNISIPIVGMGGINSWEDAVEFIMAGATMVSIGTGIFPNPLLPLEIKEGLNSYCIENNLNNLQDIKGIAFKK
- a CDS encoding Na/Pi cotransporter family protein; its protein translation is MYLDIIFKVVGGLGIFLYGMDNMSGGMQKLAGKKLKKILAALTTNRFIAIFMGFFVTMLVQSSSVSTVMTIGFVNASLLTLEQGLGVILGANIGTTVTGWLLVLHLGKFGLPIAGIAAIIFVFVKKDRSKTKALTLMGFGLIFLGLELMSTGLEPIRSMPEFLNLFKLFVADSYFGAFKAALVGACITALVQSSSATLGITITLALQGLIDYPTAVALVLGGNVGTTITAFLATLNASTNAKRAAYAHSIINIFGVCWVISIFPYYLKVLNLVVDSKDNITIGIATAHTMFNILNVLFFTPFIGPLSRLLKILVKDNGKMDNKVTKLDALMVATPGVVVGQTKIEILTMGQYIKEMLFTLEEIYAKQKEMSEKKIERLQHVEDSLDLYQKEITDVNFMILNKDLSNNLIEETRKNLEICDEYETISDYCLRIAKALKKIQDNDIELTEVERNILFKLNESTELLFREVNISFEEKDRERFLKAIIKADKITSDFKRARAYHLKNASQAGVPVMLSTGYMDILNYYRRIRDHLFNIIEVFSRLQ
- a CDS encoding dicarboxylate/amino acid:cation symporter; amino-acid sequence: MKKIGLLPKLIIGIIIGIIIGKMRVLFIVKLLATFNGIFGNFLGFVIPLIIIGFVAPGIGELGSNAGKLLGVATILAYCSTIIAGSFAFFVDSAIFPSFLKVGSLHLDASNPEHALVSGFFKVDMPPLMGVMTALLMAFVIGIGITATKGDVIKNVMNEFQTIVEGIIKVIIIPFLPLHICGIFANMTYAGQVETIMSVFARVFGIVILLHWCIILLQYIVAGTLSGKNPVSLIKKMIPAYFTAIGTQSSAATIPVTLQSTKNNGVNDGVAEFAVPLFATIHLSGSTITLTSCSLAVMMLNGMNYSFTMFFGFILMLGVTMVAAPGVPGGAVMAALGLLDTMLGFPPELLSLMIALYLAQDSFGTACNVTGDGALAIILNKFAGHTLKENN
- the pyrF gene encoding orotidine-5'-phosphate decarboxylase; this translates as MNGKDRLIIALDFPKMEDAVKLVEKLENEATFYKVGLELFLNSNGEIIKYLKDNNKKIFLDLKFHDIPNTTSMAAIFAAKKDVFMFNVHATGGKKMMTKVVEEVRKINNSSLLIAVTILTSFSEEEIKETFKTKASIQELAMNLATLSKESGMNGIVCSPWEANLIKENLGDDFKTVCPGVRPLWAATNDQQRIMTPKNAIINGCDFLVVGRPITKNEDPKKAVKLIIKEIEEGLILKIN